DNA from Desulfatiglans anilini DSM 4660:
CTCCGGCACCATCTGGATGCACCCGGTGAAACATTCCGCGGCGCAGATCCCGCACCCTTTGCAGTAGTAGAGATCGGCCTCGAACGTCCCATCCGCCCGCCTGCGGATCGCCATGTCCGGACAGAGCAGATAGCAGACGCCGCAGCCGATG
Protein-coding regions in this window:
- a CDS encoding 4Fe-4S binding protein translates to MVESERDLRCGDLEVGCVVSQPGNARFYRTGDWRSFRPVVDRAKCIGCGVCYLLCPDMAIRRRADGTFEADLYYCKGCGICAAECFTGCIQMVPEEE